Below is a genomic region from Leishmania mexicana MHOM/GT/2001/U1103 complete genome, chromosome 20.
AGTGACTAATCCGTGCTTGAAATACTTTCTCGATTGGAGCACTCGCGCTCACGAGCCCAGCTGTCATTGTGTCGGCGTGGACTTCACCTTCCACCCTCctttcctctgtctctcgtATCTGCAATTCAGTTATGCATTCTTGGCAATCATACACTCACGACTGCCTAATCCCAATTCCTTATCTTCCTCAACACTCATCAAAATTGACAGATCTATCTTCTTTGCTTTTATAAAGCCCTACTTCCCTTATCGAAACCATAACAAAGCAAAAATGGGCTCCAAGGCTATTCTTCTCTTTGACGTTGATGGCACCctcacgccgccgcgcaaCCCGGAAACCCATGACatgaaggaggcgctgtTGAAGGCTCGTGCAGCTGGGTTCAAGCTTGGCGTCGTCGGTGGCTCCGACTTTGCCAAGCAGAAGGAGCAGCTGGGCGAGTCGATTCTGGAGGACTTTGACTATGTGTTTTCCGAGAACGGTCTATTGGCCTACAAGGATGGCAAAGAGTTTCACCGCAACAGCTTGCTGAGGGCTCTTGGGAACGAGAAGGTTGTGGCATTTGTAAAGAAGTGTCTGCACCTCATCGCCGATTTGGACATTCCAGTGCAGCGCGGCACGTTTGTGGAGTTCCGCAACGGTATGTTCAACGTATCTCCCATCGGCCGCAACTGCTCGCAGCAGGAGCGTGATGAGTTCGAGAATCTCGACAAGGAGCGCCACATCCGTGAGAAGCTCATCAGGGAGCTCAAGGAGGCCTTCCCTGACTACCAGCTTGCCTATTCCGTAGGTGGTCAAATCAGTTTTGACGTCTTCCCAAAGGGGTGGGATAAGACTTACTGCCTTCAGTTTGTTGAGAATGACTTTGAAACCATTCACTTTTTCGGTGATAAGACGTCAGAGGGCGGCAACGATTATGAGATCTTCACTGATTCTCGCACAATCGGTCATTCTGTGAAGACATATAAGGATACAATTGCGATTCTTGAGGCACTTCTCGAGGATTCGCGGTGAATCTCTATCACCACATGTGATCTCCAGTGTTCAGCTTCTGCAAGAAGCACTGcttgaaaaaaaagactCTCATTTTTCTCTAGTGCTACTTTCATTTTGAAAGCGGTTACCACTCGAATTGGCTCTCTTATATTTAATGGAGCctatgtttttttttttgaattGTTTCCGGTCAGTCTACGGCCATCcacctcttccttttttccCTTCTGAACTCCTAATACGTGAGAAGTTTTTGTGCCACGGAAAAGAGTTTAGCTGAGTGACTTCTCACCTTTTGCGCATCTTGCGACAACTGCAACTCCCGATGTCGGTGGAACAAAATGTAGAAAAAGAAACGTATGGTGTGAAGCGCGTTGTTTTGGCTGAATTCTGGCGCCAAGCTCCTATGATTGTCAGTCCGAGTAAGAGGATCACCAGCGTAGAGTCTCTCCTCTTTTTAATGTTGCTTCGCGGAGTGTTCGTTGGGTTCTCGGTATGGCGAGGTGTCT
It encodes:
- a CDS encoding putative phosphomannomutase, producing the protein MGSKAILLFDVDGTLTPPRNPETHDMKEALLKARAAGFKLGVVGGSDFAKQKEQLGESILEDFDYVFSENGLLAYKDGKEFHRNSLLRALGNEKVVAFVKKCLHLIADLDIPVQRGTFVEFRNGMFNVSPIGRNCSQQERDEFENLDKERHIREKLIRELKEAFPDYQLAYSVGGQISFDVFPKGWDKTYCLQFVENDFETIHFFGDKTSEGGNDYEIFTDSRTIGHSVKTYKDTIAILEALLEDSR